A stretch of DNA from Micromonospora peucetia:
GGCCTTCTGCTCGGCCTGCGCGGGCTGCGCCGAGGTCTCGGCCTCCGCCGACGGCTCGTTGTACGACACGCCCGGGGTCGGCTCCTCGACCTTGGGCTCCGGCTTGGCCTCTGCCTTGGGCTCGGGCTTCGGCTCTGCCTTAGGCTCGGGCTTCGGCTCTGCCTTGGGCTCGGGCTTCGCCTCGGCCGGGGCGGCTCCGGCAGCACCGATCACGGCCAGGTCGGCGCCGACCGCGGCGGTCTCGTCCTCAGCGACCTTGATCTCCAGGACCGTGCCGGCCACCGGCGACGGGATCTCGGTGTCGACCTTGTCGGTGGAGACCTCCAGCAGCGGCTCGTCCACCTCGATGGTGTCGCCGACCTGCTTGAGCCAGCGGGTGACCGTGCCCTCGGTGACGCTCTCGCCGAGGGCCGGCATCTTGACCGGGGTGCCCTCGCCCGACGGCGCCGGCGCGGCCTGCTCCTGCGCCGGCGGCTCCTCGACGGCCGACTGCTCCGCCTCGGCCTGCGGCTCCGCGGCGGCTTCCTCGGCTTCCTCGGCCGGCTCCTCCTGCTGCGGGGCGGCCTCGCCGCCGCCGGTGGACTCGCCCTCGCCCGCGATCACGGCCAGCTCGCTGCCGACCTCGGCGGTCTCGTCCTCGCCGACCACGATCCGGCTCAGCACGCCCGCCGCCGGGGACGGGATCTCGGTGTCGACCTTGTCGGTCGACACCTCGAGCAGGGGCTCGTCGACCTCGACGGTGTCGCCCTCCTGCTTCAGCCAGCGCGTGACGGTGCCCTCGGTGACGCTCTCACCGAGCCGGGGCATGGTGACCGATACCGGCATCTTCAAAGACTCCTTCATTCCCCTGGTGGGATCATCGCCCGTCGCCGGACGCCGCGGTTGTCGTGATCAGGCGTGTGCGTGCAGCGGCTTGCCGGCGAGCGCCAGGTGCGCCTCGCCCAGTGCCTCGTTCTGCGTCGGGTGGGCGTGCACGAGCTGCGCCACCTCGGCCGGGTACGCCTCCCAGTTGTAGATGAGCTGCGCCTCGCCGACCATCTCGCCGACCCGGGCGCCGACCATGTGCACGCCGACGACGGGGCCGTCCTCCACCCGGACGAGCTTGACGAAGCCGGCCGTCTTGAGGATCTGGCTCTTGCCGTTTCCGCCCAGGTTGTAGTTGTAGGTCTTGACCTTGTCGGCGCCGTACTGCTCCCTGGCCTTCGCCTCGGTCAGGCCGACCGACGCCAGCTCCGGGTCGGAGTAGGTGACCCGGGGGATGCCGGCCTCGTCGATGACGGCCGGGTTCTGGCCGGCGATCTCCTCGGCGACGAAGATGCCCTGCTGGAAGCCCCGGTGGGCGAGCTGGAGGCCGGGCACGATGTCGCCGACCGCGTAGACGTTCGGCACGCTGGTGCGCAGCCGCTCGTCGGTCAGCACGTAGCCGCGGTCCGTCTTGACGCCCTGCTGCTCGTAACCGAGGTCAGCGGTGTTCGGGCCGCGGCCCACGGCGACCAGCAACAGCTCCGCCTCGACGGTCTCGCCGCCGGCGATGGTGACCTTGACGCCCTTGTCGGTCTTCTCGACCTTCTCGAACGGCTTGCCGACCTTGAAGTTGATCTTCCGCTTGCGGAACGCCCGCTCCAGCGCCTTCGAGGACTCCTCGTCCTCGGCCGCGACCAGTCGGGGGAGCGCCTCGATGATCGTGACGTCCACCCCGAAGGACTTCCACACGCTGGCGAACTCGACGCCGATCACGCCGCCGCCGAGCACGATCGCCGAGGCCGGAACCCGGTCGAGCGTGAGGGCGTGGTCGCTGGTGATGACCCGCTCGCCGTCGACCTCCAGGCCGGGCAGGCTCTTGGCGTACGAACCGGAGGCCAGCACGACGTTGCGGCCGGTGTAACGCTTGCCGTCGACCTCGACGACGTTCTTGCCGACCAGCTTGCCGTGGCCCTCGACGATGGTGATCGCCTTGTTGCCCTTGAGCATGCCCTGCAGGCCCTTGTAGAGGCGGGAGACCACGCCGTCCTTGTACGAGTTGACCGCCGCGATGTCGATGCCGATCAGCTCGGCCTTCACGCCGAACTGCTCCGACTCGCGGGTCTGGTCGGCGATCTCGGCCGCGTGCAGCAGCGCCTTGGTCGGGATGCAGCCGTTGTGCAGGCAGGTCCCGCCGAGCTTGCCCTTCTCGACCAGCGCGACTTTCAGGCCCAGTTGGACGGCACGCAGTGCGGTCGCGTAGCCGCCGCTGCCACCTCCGAGGATGACAATGTCGAAGGTTGCGTCGTTCGGCTCGCTCACGTCCAACTCCCAGGTCGCGTCGCTGCTTCGGGGGTCAAGGCGGGGTAACACGGGCACACCCCACCTCGGTCATCTTGTCACCACCGCCCGTCGCCCGCGTAGTGAGGTGCCCAACGACACGTCCGTGACACGTACGCTTGGCACCGGCCTCGATGACGGACGGAAGGGGAGGCGCTCGGTGGGACTGTTCCGGCGACGCAAGAAGGCGCGGGCGGTCAGCCTCGACCGGGCCGCCGACCGCGCGGACCTGGAGCACCTCGAGGGCTTCGTCCGTAGCCGACGCGGGGTCGAGGCGTACATCGAGCCACGGACCACCGTCACCGAGACCACGGTCATGCTGATCGCCGACGACGGGGAATGGACCCGCCGCCGCATCGACGGCCCCGACGGCGCCCGCCGCTTCGCGTACCGGCTGGGCATCCCGGTCTACGACGTGCGGCTGATGGGCTACCCGCAGCGGATGCGCGACTACAACGAGCGTCGCAAGCGCCGCCCCGAGCTGTTCTGACCCGGCGCCCACGCCGGCCAGGTGAAACGGGAGAGGGCCCCTCGTCGACGAGGGGCCCTCTCCGCGTACGTACGTCAGCCGTTGGTGGCGACGTCCTCCACGAGTTGGACCAGCGTGCGCACCGGCACACCCGTGCCGCCCTTGGTCCAGTAGCCGGTCGGCTCGCCCGAGTGGTAGCCCGGCCCGGCGATGTCGATGTGCGCCCACGCGACGTCGGAGGTGACGAACTCCCGCAGGAACACCCCGCCCTGGAGCATGTGCCCGGCCCGGTCCATGCCGGCGTTGACCTGGGAGATGTCGGCCACCTCGGAGTCCATGCCCTTGCGCACGTCGTCCGGCAGCGGCATCGGCCAGGCCGGCTCGCCGACCGCGTCGCCGGCGACCTTGACCCGCTCGCACAGCTCGGGGGTGCCCATCACGCCGGCGATCCGCTTGCCCAGCGCGATGACCTGTCCGCCCGTCAGGGTGGACGTCTCGAAGAGGTAGTCGCAGCCGTCCTCGCAGGCCCGCGCCATCGCGTCACCCAGGACCATCCGACCCTCGGCGTCGGTGTTGAGCACCTCCACCTTCTTGCCGTTGTACATGCTGATCACGTCACCCGGCCGGTACGACCGCCCGGACGGCATGTTCTCCGCCATCGGCAGGTACGCCGTCACGGCCACCGACGGCTTGAGCGCGGCGATTGCCAGCATGGCCGCACCCACCGCGGCGGCGCCCGCCATGTCGGACTTCATCTCCCACATGCCCTGCGCCGGCTTGATCGAGATGCCGCCGGTGTCGAAGGTGATGCCCTTGCCGACCAGCGCCACCCGCTTGCCGTTGCCGCCGCCAGCCGGGGTGTAGGTCAGCTTCACCAGCCGTGGCGGGGCCTCCGAGCCCTGCCCGACGGCGATGATGCCGCCGTACCCGCCGGCGGCCAGGGCCGCCTCGTCGAGCACCTCGACCGCCAGGCCGGCCTCCCGGGCGGCGTCCGCCACCGAGTCGGCGAAGGACGGCGGGCGCAGCTCGTTCGGGGCGGTGTTGACCCAGTCGCGGCTGCGCCGGACCGCGCCGCCGACCGCCTGGGCGCGGGCGATCTCGGCCTGCGAGCCGGCATCACCGGCGTCCGGCACGGCGACCAGCACCTCGGCCACCGGCTCGCGCCGGGACGGCTGCGGCCGGGTCTTGTAGCCGGCGAACCGGTAGCCGCCGAGCAGGGCGCCCTCCGCCACCGCGCGCAGCGCGGCGGGCGCGTCGGCGTCGTCCGGCAGCGGCAGCGCGAGCGCGACCCGCGGCGCTCCCGCGAGCGCCCGTACGGCCGCGCCGGTGGCCCGGCGCAGGGTCTCCGGGGCGGGGGCGGCGCCGGTCGGCTCCGGGCCGAGCCCGACGGCGGCGACCACCGGGGCGGTCACGGTGCCCAGCGTGGCCAGCTTGATCACCTCGCCGGGGCCACCGGTCGCGCCCAGCAGGGCCAGTGTCTCGGTCAGCTTGCCGTCGAAGGCGGCGGCGATGCTCTCCGCGCCGCTGGCCAGCAGCAGGGTTCCGGCCAGGCCGCTGGTGGCGTCCTGCTCTCCGGTCTGGCTGTGCACGCCGATCACGATCGCGTCGACGGTGAGTTCGGCGGGGTCGGTGTCGACCAGGCTCAGGGTGGTGCTGGGCGATGTCACTGAAGCTACTCCGGGCGGGCCGGGCCGGTCGCGGCGTCGCGTACCGGCGATGGAGGTCTCCGGCGGAACGTACCCGTCGGAGGTCGGGGCTGTCCCGCCGATGGTCCCGGCGGGTCCCGCCGATGCTAACCAGCCGCCCAGCTCCCGGTAAGTTCCCACCCATGACCGACGTGACCTCCGACGCCGCCGCGACCCGACTGCGTCGTTCTCCGCTGCACGAGCGGCACACCGCTCTCGGCGCCAAGTTCGCCCCGTTCGGTGGCTGGGAGATGCCGCTGGAGTACGCCGGGGGCGGGGTGCTCAAGGAGCACACCTCGGTGCGGACCGGGGTGGGCGTATTCGACGTCTCCCACCTGGGCAAGGCGCGGGTGACCGGGCCGGGCGCGGCGGAGTTCGTCAACGCCTGCCTCAGCAACGACCTGGGCCGGATCGGGCCGGGCCGGGCGCAGTACACCCTCTGCTGCGACGACGCCACCGGCGGCGTGGTGGACGACATCATCGCCTACCTGCACGCCGACGACCACGTCTTCCTCATCCCGAACGCCGCGAACACCGCCGAGGTGGTGCGCCGGCTGCGCGCCGCCGCCCCGCCGTCGGTCACGGTTACCGACGAGCACGAGGCGTACGCCGTGCTCGCCGTGCAGGGGCCGCGTTCGGCAGAGCTGCTCGACGCGCTGGGCCTGCCGACCGGACACGACTACATGAGCTTCTCCACCGCGACCCTGGACGCCGCCACCGGCCCGGTCGAGCTGACCGTGTGCCGCACCGGCTACACCGGGGAGCTGGGCTACGAGCTGGTGCTGCCGGCCGGGCACGCGGTCGCGGTCTGGGACGCGCTCTTCGCGGCGGGCTTCGACCTACGCGCCTGCGGGCTGGCCGCCCGGGACACCCTGCGCACCGAGATGGGATACCCGCTGCACGGCCAGGACCTGTCGCTGGAGATCACTCCGGTGCAGGCCCGCTCCGGCTGGGCGGTCGGCTGGGACAAGCCGGCCTTCTGGGGCCGCGACGCGCTGCTCGCGGAGAAGACCGCCGGCCCGAGGCGTACGCTGCGCGGCCTGGAGGCGGTCGACCGGGCGATCCCGCGCCCCGGCATGACGGTGCACGTCGGTGACGCACAGGTCGGCATCGTCACCAGTGGCACGTTCTCACCGACGAAGAAGCAGGGCATCGCCCTCGCCCTGCTGGACACCGACCCGAAGCTCGCCGACGGCGACCTGGTCGAGGTCGACATCCGAGGCCGCCGCGCCCAGATGCGCCTAACCCGCCCCCCGTTCGTGACCCCCTCGGTCAGGTGACGTGACCTACCGGCGCTGGGTCAGAGCGGGGGGAGGGGGCGTTCGCCGGCGTCCAGGACGGCCTGGGTCCAGCCGCCCTCGATGACGCCGGTGCCGTCGAGCACGGCCCAGTCGACGACGTCGGCGGCCTCCACCACCACGGGCGAGCCGATGCGTACGGTGGGTTCGGTGTCG
This window harbors:
- the lpdA gene encoding dihydrolipoyl dehydrogenase, encoding MSEPNDATFDIVILGGGSGGYATALRAVQLGLKVALVEKGKLGGTCLHNGCIPTKALLHAAEIADQTRESEQFGVKAELIGIDIAAVNSYKDGVVSRLYKGLQGMLKGNKAITIVEGHGKLVGKNVVEVDGKRYTGRNVVLASGSYAKSLPGLEVDGERVITSDHALTLDRVPASAIVLGGGVIGVEFASVWKSFGVDVTIIEALPRLVAAEDEESSKALERAFRKRKINFKVGKPFEKVEKTDKGVKVTIAGGETVEAELLLVAVGRGPNTADLGYEQQGVKTDRGYVLTDERLRTSVPNVYAVGDIVPGLQLAHRGFQQGIFVAEEIAGQNPAVIDEAGIPRVTYSDPELASVGLTEAKAREQYGADKVKTYNYNLGGNGKSQILKTAGFVKLVRVEDGPVVGVHMVGARVGEMVGEAQLIYNWEAYPAEVAQLVHAHPTQNEALGEAHLALAGKPLHAHA
- a CDS encoding leucyl aminopeptidase produces the protein MTSPSTTLSLVDTDPAELTVDAIVIGVHSQTGEQDATSGLAGTLLLASGAESIAAAFDGKLTETLALLGATGGPGEVIKLATLGTVTAPVVAAVGLGPEPTGAAPAPETLRRATGAAVRALAGAPRVALALPLPDDADAPAALRAVAEGALLGGYRFAGYKTRPQPSRREPVAEVLVAVPDAGDAGSQAEIARAQAVGGAVRRSRDWVNTAPNELRPPSFADSVADAAREAGLAVEVLDEAALAAGGYGGIIAVGQGSEAPPRLVKLTYTPAGGGNGKRVALVGKGITFDTGGISIKPAQGMWEMKSDMAGAAAVGAAMLAIAALKPSVAVTAYLPMAENMPSGRSYRPGDVISMYNGKKVEVLNTDAEGRMVLGDAMARACEDGCDYLFETSTLTGGQVIALGKRIAGVMGTPELCERVKVAGDAVGEPAWPMPLPDDVRKGMDSEVADISQVNAGMDRAGHMLQGGVFLREFVTSDVAWAHIDIAGPGYHSGEPTGYWTKGGTGVPVRTLVQLVEDVATNG
- the gcvT gene encoding glycine cleavage system aminomethyltransferase GcvT, which produces MTDVTSDAAATRLRRSPLHERHTALGAKFAPFGGWEMPLEYAGGGVLKEHTSVRTGVGVFDVSHLGKARVTGPGAAEFVNACLSNDLGRIGPGRAQYTLCCDDATGGVVDDIIAYLHADDHVFLIPNAANTAEVVRRLRAAAPPSVTVTDEHEAYAVLAVQGPRSAELLDALGLPTGHDYMSFSTATLDAATGPVELTVCRTGYTGELGYELVLPAGHAVAVWDALFAAGFDLRACGLAARDTLRTEMGYPLHGQDLSLEITPVQARSGWAVGWDKPAFWGRDALLAEKTAGPRRTLRGLEAVDRAIPRPGMTVHVGDAQVGIVTSGTFSPTKKQGIALALLDTDPKLADGDLVEVDIRGRRAQMRLTRPPFVTPSVR